From a single Plutella xylostella chromosome 5, ilPluXylo3.1, whole genome shotgun sequence genomic region:
- the LOC105386363 gene encoding myosin-IIIb gives MRESAYRGLSQHVELDRAADPRDRFQLHELIGEGTYGEVYCARDKKTGRRVAVKVLENITENIEEIEEEFLVFRDLSAHPNIPEFFGLFLKRGPSADDDQIWFVMELCTGGSVTDLSAGMRARGAALSEPQLAYVLRGAARALAHLHAHRCMHRDVKGHNILLTEDGEVKLVDFGVSSHLAATVARRNTSVGTPYWMAPEVIACEQQLDQSYDCRCDVWSVGITAIELAEGEPPLSGLHPMRALFQIPRNPPPRLSHPELFSSHLADFIAECLVKDMSQRPFARELLEHPLLLAVDHFEDKIRKELQAEIKRQRADGRSARAPDATTKRGKLKSHRKARPEVMYTDDLATLEALTEDAIAEQLSRRYNQNQIYTYIGDILVAVNPFTDIGIYTTKTQQLYQGRCRSDNPPHIFAVADAAHQALLHQRQNQAIVISGESGAGKTESANLLLKHLVFLSKTQNRNLEERILQVNPIMEAFGNARTGINANSSRFGKHLELAMMNVGRIHGARISVYLLEQSRVVHQAMGESNFHVFYYLYDGLESEGRWRRCYLDEALRARHRYLQPLAGGHREHNVHRWRQLNQAFKVVGFQDEEIQIIYKILAAILHLGDIEFGETTGEDNTDNRATVIDTAPLHRASCLLGVETSELRECLTSSSVVARGETIARHCSPAEAAVARDATARGLYARAFDRIVERINALLCQNRPHITDQLCIGLLDIFGFENFTRNSFEQLCINIANEQIQYYFNQHIFTWEQQEYMAEGVPVDLVEFSDNRPVLDMLLSRPMGLLALLDEESRFPRSTDRSLIEKFHSNIKSKYYVRPKSDAICFAIHHFAGRVVYQAENFLEKNRNFLPPEVVQLMRQSQYDTIRFLFQCPITKTGNLYSPLQGDIDSRTLESPSSDRTRERFNSRGLASQSRAQQTVSTYFRFSLMELLQKMMSGTPQFVRCLKPNDLRSPKHFDSAKILKQLRYTGVLETIRIRQNGFSHRLPFDDFLKRYSFLAFSFDEEVKPNRDTCRLLLLRLKLDGWAIGKSKVFLKYYHVETLARIYEEQIRKVVLVQANVRGWLARQYYHRLKAQMAISVLTLQRHVRGWLTRKRLQERQRQLAREFQMEQDSQRRQQKPGAPNKNKAMMKAKLLRRMTSQESDTNETNSGNKENVDTNKAAVVIQSHFRGYTARRRWAKGRAPPPPAHSPPPAPHLLMQQYSVQERAKQLQTFADQVHSKNQEVHKLLRRNKPGVRLSDVKRPPPGYQAPPGFTLVPAIIRGQPSQVEQDASRLSSPSPEYLESPAIPWDEPFLNKDHMFSPQRLKQSQSRSCDEERPLQVNHNWQNLQCSRQCGGLVSDKINELVKQAQRAPPPRPKYPQTPPDPESDFRKVLRNSPEILATPVFSSDDDYTEGPFRFKQLLRPTMGPTESLRKRKVRNSPGQSPWMSDSSQDSTSSRLLYNKRRPQISMGVYYN, from the exons ATGCGGGAGAGCGCGTACCGCGGGCTGTCCCAGCACGTGGAGCTGGACCGCGCCGCCGACCCTCGAGACCGCTTCCAGCTGCACGAGCTAATAGGGGAGGGGACGTATGGCGAGGTGTACTGCGCACGGGACAAGAAGACCGGGAGGCGGGTCGCTGTTAAG GTCCTCGAGAACATAACAGAGAACATCGAGGAGATCGAGGAGGAGTTCCTGGTGTTCCGCGACCTGTCGGCGCACCCCAACATCCCCGAGTTCTTCGGCCTGTTCCTGAAGCGCGGCCCGTCCGCCGACGACGACCAGATATGGTTCGTGATGGAG TTATGCACGGGCGGGTCCGTGACGGACCTGAGCGCGGGCatgcgggcgcggggggcggcgctGAGCGAGCCGCAGCTGGCGTACGTGctgcgcggggcggcgcgcgcgctggCGCACCTGCACGCGCACCGCTGCATGCACCGCGACGTCAAGGGACACAACATCCTGCTCACGGAGGACGGCGAGGTCAAGCTGGTCGACTTCGGCGTGTCCTCGCACCTCGCGGCCACCGTGGCGCGCCGCAACACCTCCGTCGGCACCCCCTACTGGATGGCTCCCGAA GTGATAGCCTGTGAGCAGCAATTAGACCAGTCGTACGactgtcgctgcgacgtgtgGTCGGTGGGCATCACGGCCATCGAGCTGGCGGAGGGCGAGCCGCCGCTGTCGGGGCTGCACCCCATGCGCGCGCTGTTCCAGATCCCGCGCAACCCGCCGCCGAGGCTGTCCCATCCGGAGCTCTTCTCCTCACACCTCGCCGATTTCATCGCTGAGTGCCTCGTCAAAGACATGTCTCAGAGACCGTTCGCGAGAGAGCTGTTGGAACATCCTTTGTTGCTTGCCGTCGACCACTTTGAGGACAAG ATCCGGAAAGAGCTGCAAGCCGAGATAAAGCGTCAGCGGGCGGACGGGCGCAGCGCGCGCGCTCCCGACGCGACCACCAAGCGGGGCAAGCTGAAGTCCCACAGGAAGGCCCGTCCCGAGGTGATGTACACGGACGACCTGGCGACCCTCGAGGCGCTCACCGAGGACGCCATCGCTGAGCAGCTCTCCCGCAGATACAACCAGAACCAGATCTACACGTATATCGGCGATATCCTCGTCGCCGTCAACCCGTTTACTGATATCGGAATTTATACCACCAAG ACCCAGCAACTCTACCAAGGTCGCTGCCGCTCGGACAACCCGCCGCACATCTTCGCAGTAGCGGACGCGGCCCACCAGGCGCTGCTGCACCAGCGACAGAACCAGGCCATCGTCATCTCCGGCGAGAGCGGCGCCGGCAAGACCGAGTCCGCTAATTTGTTGTTGAAGCACTTGGTGTTCTTGTCTAAG ACGCAAAACCGCAACCTAGAAGAGCGGATCCTCCAGGTCAACCCCATAATGGAGGCGTTCGGCAACGCGCGGACCGGCATCAACGCCAACAGCTCGCGCTTCGGCAAGCACCTCGAGCTGGCCATGATGAATGTGGGCCGGATACATGGAGCCAGGATCTCGGTCTACCTGCTGGAACAGTCCAGGGTCGTGCATCAGGCCAT GGGCGAGAGCAACTTCCACGTGTTCTACTACCTATACGACGGGCTCGAGAGCGAGGGTCGCTGGCGTCGCTGCTACTTGGACGAGGCACTGCGGGCACGACACCGGTATCTACAGCCACTGGCAGGAGGACACAGGGAGCATAATGTGCACCGGTGGAGACAGCTCAACCAGGCCTTTAAG gtTGTCGGATTCCAAGATGaagaaatacaaataatttacaaaattctGGCTGCCATTCTACATCTAGGAGACATCGAGTTCGGAGAGACCACTGGAGAGGACAACACGGATAACCGTGCTACCGTCATCGACACTGCGCCTTTACATAGAG CGTCCTGCCTCCTCGGCGTGGAAACCTCTGAACTCCGCGAGTGCCTGACCAGCAGCAGCGTGGTGGCGCGCGGGGAGACCATCGCGCGGCACTGCTCTCCCGCCGAGGCCGCCGTGGCCAGAGACGCCACCGCCCGGGGGTTGTACGCGAGGGCGTTCGATAGGATCGTGGAGCGGATCAACGCGCTGTTGTGCCAGAATCGGCCGCATAT CACTGACCAACTCTGCATCGGCTTGCTCGACATCTTCGGCTTCGAGAATTTCACGAGAAACTCTTTCGAGCAGCTCTGCATCAACATCGCCAACGAGCAGATCCAGTACTACTTCAACCAGCACATCTTCACGTGGGAGCAgcaggagtacatggctgAGGGGGTTCCGGTAGACCTGGTGGAGTTCTCTGACAATCGCCCAGTTCTGGACATGCTGCTGTCCCGGCCTATGGGACTGTTGGCGCTGCTGGATGAAGAAAGCAGATTCCCTCGGTCCACTGATAGAAGTCTAATCG AAAAGTTCCACAGCAACATAAAGAGCAAATATTACGTCCGTCCCAAATCTGATGCAATATGCTTTGCTATCCACCACTTCGCCGGCCGCGTGGTCTACCAAGCGGAGAACTTTCTAGAAAAGAACCGAAACTTCTTGCCTCCAGAAGTGGTTCAACTGATGAGGCAGAGCCAATACGACACCATACGATTCTTGTTCCAGTGCCCGATCACCAAGACGGGAAATCTGTACTCGCCGCTCCAAGGAGACATCGACTCCAGGACATTAGAGAGTCCTTCTAGTGATAGAACTAGG GAACGATTCAACAGTAGAGGGCTAGCCTCTCAATCTCGAGCCCAGCAGACAGTCTCCACATATTTCCGATTCTCGCTCATGGAACTGCTACAGAAGATGATGAGTGGAACTCCTCAGTTTGTCAGATGTTTGAAGCCGAACGACCTCAGGTCACCGAAGCACTTTGACTCTGCGAAGATATTGAAGCAGCTGAGATATACAGGCGTGTTGGAAACAATCAGAATACGCCAGAATGGATTCTCCCATCGACTTCCGTTCGATGACTttttgaaaag gtACAGTTTCCTAGCGTTCAGTTTCGACGAGGAAGTGAAGCCGAACCGCGACACGTGCCGCCTGCTGCTGCTCCGACTCAAGCTGGACGGCTGGGCCATCGGCAAATCCAAAGTGTTCCTCAAGTACTACCACGTTGAGACGTTAGCCAGGATTTATGAAGAACAG ATTCGAAAAGTGGTGCTAGTGCAAGCGAACGTCCGAGGCTGGTTGGCGCGTCAGTACTACCACAGACTCAAGGCGCAGATGGCGATATCCGTGTTGACGCTGCAGAGGCACGTCAGGGGATGGCTGACGAGGAAGCGGCTGCAGGAGCGACAGAGACAGCTGGCGAGAGAGTTTCAGATGGAGCAGGACAGCCAGAGGAGGCAACAGAAACCTG GTGCGCCTAACAAGAACAAAGCCATGATGAAAGCTAAGTTGCTGAGACGTATGACGTCGCAGGAAAGTGATACCAACGAAACCAACTCAGGGAATAAAGAGAACGTTGACACGAATAAAGCTGCAGTTGTTATACAGAGCC ACTTCCGCGGCTACACAGCCCGCCGGCGCTGGGCGAAggggcgcgcgccgccgccccccgcgcactccccgccccccgcgccgcaccTGCTCATGCAGCAGTACTCCGTGCAGGAGCGAGCCAAGCAGCTGCAGACTTTCGCAGACCAG GTGCACAGCAAGAACCAAGAGGTGCACAAGCTGCTGCGTCGCAACAAGCCGGGCGTGCGTCTGTCGGACGTGAAGCGGCCCCCGCCCGGGTACCAGGCGCCGCCCGGGTTCACCCTGGTGCCCGCCATCATCAGGGGACAGCCCTCGCAGGTCGAGCAGGACGCTAGTCGACTGTCCAG TCCGTCGCCCGAGTATCTCGAGAGCCCCGCCATACCGTGGGACGAGCCCTTTCTCAATAAAGACCACATGTTCTCACCACAGAG GCTGAAGCAGTCGCAATCGCGCAGCTGCGACGAAGAGAGACCTCTCCAAGTGAACCACAACTGGCAGAACCTGCAGTGCAGCCGGCAGTGCGGGGGACTCGTCAG CGACAAAATAAACGAGCTGGTGAAGCAGGCGCAAAGAGCGCCACCGCCGCGGCCCAAGTACCCGCAGACGCCGCCCGACCCCGAGTCAGACTTCCGCAAAGTCCTCAGAAACTCCCCGGAGATCCTCGCCACGCCTGTCTTCAGCTCCGACGACGACTACACCGAGGGCCCCTTCCGCTTCAAGCAGCTGCTGCGCCCCACCATGGGCCCGACCGAGAGCCTGAGGAAGCGCAAGGTGCGGAACTCCCCCGGACAGAGCCCCTGGATGTCCGACAGCTCCCAGGACAGCACCAGCTCGCGGCTGCTCTACAACAAGCGGAGACCACAGATCAGCATGggtgtttattataattag